A single region of the Branchiostoma lanceolatum isolate klBraLanc5 chromosome 1, klBraLanc5.hap2, whole genome shotgun sequence genome encodes:
- the LOC136436310 gene encoding betaine--homocysteine S-methyltransferase 1-like — protein sequence MASRKPKGLLERLSNGETVVVAEGYLFEFERRGYLQAGSYVPEVVLDHPEMVTSLHREFVHAGSDVVLAFTYYGHREKMRLIGKEHLLEPMNKNALRMARQVADETGTLMAGNICNTNVYDSADPASAEKVRAMFKEQIEWAVEGGADYIVAERFDNLGEAKLALECIKQYGKGLPAVVTMIVLRDPVTLDGVPVKEALQQLADAGADVVGFNCGRGPATMMPLLEASKGDIKVPLAAIPVPYRTNEECPNFMSFQTETGGNAYPLELEPHLCTRFDIAELGKSAQRIGVQYVGVCCGNSSHYLRALAESLGRSPAASKYSPDMSKHYAFGTDDTLSKSYLDASKKF from the exons ATGGCGTCCAGAAAGCCGAAAG GACTCTTGGAACGTCTCAGCAATGGCGAAACGGTTGTTGTGGCGGAGGGATACCTGTTCGAGTTTGAGCGGCGTGGCTACCTCCAAGCTGGGTCCTACGTACCGGAAGTCGTGCTAGATCACCCGGAAATGGTCACATCACTGCACAGGGAGTTCGTACACGCCGGAAGTGACGTAGTTCTTGCGTTTACG TATTACGGACACCGTGAGAAGATGCGTCTGATCGGGAAGGAACACCTGCTGGAGCCCATGAACAAGAACGCTCTGCGCATGGCCCGGCAGGTGGCAGACGAGACCGGCACCCTGATGGCGGGAAACATCTGTAACACCAACGTGTACGACTCTGCCGACCCTGCCTCAGCCGAGAAAGTCAGAGCCATGTTCAAG GAGCAAATCGAGTGGGCTGTGGAGGGAGGCGCAGATTATATCGTGGCCGAGCGGTTCGACAACCTGGGGGAAGCCAAGCTTGCCTTGGAGTGCATCAAGCAGTATGGAAAAG gTTTGCCGGCTGTAGTGACGATGATAGTTTTGCGTGACCCCGTGACACTGGACGGCGTTCCCGTCAAGGAGGCCCTGCAGCAGCTGGCGGACGCCGGGGCTGACGTGGTCGGCTTCAACTGCGGCCGTGGCCCGGCAACCATGATGCCTCTTCTCGAGGCCTCTAAGGGCGACATAAAG GTTCCTCTAGCCGCCATCCCTGTGCCGTACCGAACAAACGAGGAGTGTCCCAACTTCATGTCCTTCCAGACTGAGACCG GAGGGAACGCCTACCCGTTGGAGTTGGAACCGCACCTGTGCACCCGGTTCGACATCGCAGAGTTAGGCAAAAGCGCTCAGCGGATCGGCGTGCAGTACGTGGGGGTGTGTTGCGGGAACAGCTCGCACTATCTTCGCGCCCTAGCCGAGTCCCTGGGCCGCAGCCCCGCAGCCAGCAAGTACTCCCCCGACATGAGCAAGCACTACGCCTTCGGCACTGACGACACGCTGAGCAAGTCGTACTTGGATGCGTCCAAGAAATTCTAG